A DNA window from Daucus carota subsp. sativus chromosome 3, DH1 v3.0, whole genome shotgun sequence contains the following coding sequences:
- the LOC108214725 gene encoding SNF1-related protein kinase catalytic subunit alpha KIN10, translating to MDRRMDGSAGQGGSSVDMFLRNYKLGKTLGIGSFGKVKIAEHALTGHKVAIKILNRRKIKNMEMEEKVRREIKILRLFMHPHIIRLYEVIETPTDIFVVMEYVKSGELFDYIVEKGRLQEDEARKFFQQIISGVEYCHRNMVVHRDLKPENLLLDSRCNVKIADFGLSNIMRDGHFLKTSCGSPNYAAPEVISGKLYAGPEVDVWSCGVILYALLCGTLPFDDENIPNLFKKIKGGIYTLPSHLSPGARDLIPRLLVVEPMKRMAIPEIRTHPWFQAHLPRYLAVPPPDTLQQAKKIDEEILQEVLKMGFDRNSLVESLRNRVQNEGTVAYYLLLDNRFRVSSGYLGAEFQESMDGINRFSLNEPVSPVTAQRSPRHIDYQGTASRPQFPVDRKWALGLQSRAHPREIMTEVLKALQELNVCWKKIGHYNMKCRWVPGIPGHYDGLLNKSMHSNHFFGDDSTIIENDAAVRSPSVVKFEVQLYKTREDKYLLDLQRVQGPQFLFLDVCAAFLSQLRVL from the exons ATG GACAGGAGAATGGATGGATCAGCAGGGCAAGGTGGTAGTAGTGTGGATATGTTCTTGCGGAATTATAAGCTTGGAAAAACTCTTGGAATTGGATCCTTTGGGAAAGTGAAAATCGCAGAACATGCATTAACAGGCCACAAAGTTGCTATAAAGATCCTCAATCGACGCAAGATTAAGAATATGGAGATGGAAGAAAAAG TGAGAAGAGAAATCAAAATACTAAGACTGTTCATGCACCCTCACATCATTCGACTGTATGAGGTTATAGAGACACCAACAGATATATTTGTTGTTATGGAATACGTAAAATCTGGTGAGCTTTTTGATTACATTGTAGAGAAGGGTAGATTGCAGGAGGATGAAGCTCGCAAATTTTTTCAGCAG ATAATATCTGGCGTGGAGTACTGCCACAGGAATATGGTTGTCCACAGAGATCTCAAGCCTGAGAATCTGCTTCTAGATTCCAGATGCAATGTGAAAATTGCTGACTTTGGTTTGAGCAATATTATGCGTGATGGTCATTTTCTGAAGACTAGCTGTGGAAGCCCAAATTATGCTGCCCCTGAg GTTATATCTGGAAAGTTGTATGCGGGACCGGAAGTAGATGTTTGGAGCTGTGGTGTAATCCTGTATGCTCTTCTATGTGGTACTCTTCCTTTCGATGATGAAAACATTCCCAacctttttaagaaaatcaag GGTGGAATATACACCCTTCCTAGTCATTTGTCTCCTGGTGCAAGGGACTTGATCCCAAGGCTACTTGTGGTTGAGCCTATGAAGCGCATGGCCATTCCTGAGATACGCACACACCCTTGGTTTCAAGCTCATCTTCCACGCTACTTAGCGGTGCCTCCACCAGATACATTGCAACAAGCAAAGAAG ATTGATGAAGAGATACTGCAGGAGGTGTTAAAAATGGGGTTTGACAGGAACAGCCTGGTTGAGTCTCTCCGTAACCGAGTCCAAAATGAG GGTACAGTTGCGTACTATTTGCTACTAGACAACCGTTTCCGTGTTTCCAGCGGCTATCTTGGAGCTGAATTTCAGGAGTCTATG GATGGTATTAACCGGTTTAGTTTAAATGAGCCTGTATCTCCAGTTACAGCGCAACGAAGTCCTAGACATATTGATTATCAAGGAACAGCGTCAAGACCTCAGTTCCCTGTTGACAGAAAATGGGCGCTCGGGCTTCAG TCTCGAGCTCATCCACGTGAGATAATGACCGAAGTTCTAAAAGCTCTGCAGGAACTGAATGTCTGTTGGAAAAAGATAGGGCACTACAACATGAAATGCAGGTGGGTCCCTGGCATTCCTGGCCATTATGATGGATTGTTGAACAAGTCCATGCATAGTAATCATTTCTTTGGAGACGACTCCACTATTATTGAGAATGATGCTGCTGTGAGATCGCCCAGTGTGGTCAAGTTTGAAGTACAG CTTTACAAGACTAGAGAGGATAAATATCTGCTTGATCTACAAAGGGTCCAGGGACCGCAGTTCCTTTTCCTGGATGTCTGTGCTGCTTTTCTTTCTCAGCTTCGGGTGCTCTAG